In Actinomycetota bacterium, the genomic window GTGCTGTACCCGGCAGTGCCGGTATTCTTGCACTTCCCGGGCCGGGTGCGTGCGAGGGGGCGGGCATCAGGCGGCACGGCGCTTGCAGGAGGGATACCCCGTGGGGTATGCTCCCGCCGCCCGCACGAGACACCGACGGTGGAGGAAGCCGTGTCGAACGCGACCAAGAGGCCCGCGCCAGCGCCCGTGCGCCGCAAGACCCCGTGGGCACTGTGGGTGGGCGTCGCCGTGCTGGCGGCCGTGGTGGTGTACCTCGCGACGAAGCCCGCGGGCCCGAAGCCGGGCAACGTGGACAACGCGGCCTTCGCCGCCGTGATCGCCGATGCGGCGTCGGGCGTGCGCGTCGTGGACGTGCGGACCGCGGCCGAGTACGCGTCGGGCCACATCCCGGGCGCCGAGAACGTGCCGGTCGACCAGGTGCCGGCCGCCATCGCCGGCTGGAGCAAGACCGCCCCCATCGCGGTGTACTGCGCGACGGGCGCCCGCTCGCTCAACGCGGCGGAGTACCTGCGCGCCCAGGGGTTCACTCAGGTGTACAACCTCACTGCGGGCATCGCCGCGTGGGACGGCGAGGTCGTCCAGGGCGACTCCGCCGGTACGGCGGGTGGCGCAGCCAAGGTGCAGACGAACGGCAGGCCCGTGCTGATCGAGTTCTCGGGCAGCACTTGACCGGCCTGCGTGAAGATGAAGCCTGTGGTCGACAGGCTGACGAAGGAGTTCGAGGGCAAGGTCGAGGTGCGGCGGTTCGTGGACTCGTCGCCCGAGGGTGACAAGCTGGCCGAGGCGTTCGGCGTGCAGTACGTGCCGACGTTCGTGTTCGTGAACTCGGACGGCAGCACCGCCGGCATGCAGGTCGGCGAGATGACCGAGGTGGACCTGCGCGCGCGCATGGACGCGCTGAAGTAGCCGCGCCCGCGCTGCTGCCTGGCCCCGCGGACGTGCGTCACACGCGCGCGTTGCGGGTATACCTATCGCATGAGGACCCGGGCCGGGGCGACTGACCAAGGCCATGCCGGATAGGCCGGTCCACTCGGGGAGCGAGGCGTTGCTGGCGCTTCGCTTCGCGAGCGATCGACGCTGAACCGCCGGAAGGCCGGGCGGAAGCCTCGACGGGAACATGCGGGACCGCGCCGGCGGGGAGAACACCCCGAGACCGGAAAGACCGCCCGCAAGGATGGCTCTTTGGAGGGGCGCCTCGAGCTGCGAAAGCCGTCCCGGCCCATCAGTCCTCGCACCGCGAACGCGAAACGGGCGGCCCCTCGCAGGGGCCGCCCGTCGCTCGACCGCCTGTCGGAGCCTGGGATCGCCTGTGACCCGTGTCACTGACACGTGTCGCGACCGGGTCGGACCGCGTGACGGCCAAGGTGTACGCGGGCGCCGGCGTCACATACGACGTCGCCGGCGACGTCGTATGTGACGTCACCGGTGACGCCGGCCCGGCGGAAGCGACCACCGCCCCCCGCGCGAGCGCCGTTGCCCCCGCGCGCGCGTCGGGCTAGTGTGCTCTTGCCGACGGAGCCGCGCCGGTCGGCCCTCACCCGCGAAGAAGGACCACATGCCCAACCTCAAGCGCTTCCTGCTCGGCAACCCGCTCGCCAACGAACAGGCCGCACACCAGCGGCTGTCCAACCCCGTCGCGCTGGCGGTCTTCTCGAGCGACGCGCTGTCCTCGGTCGCGTATGCCACCGAGGAGATCCTGCTCATGCTCGTGCTCGCGGGCACGGCGGCGCTCTCGCTCGCGCTGCCCGTCGCCGCCGGGATCGGGCTGCTGCTGGTCATCGTCACGGTGTCGTACCGGCAGACCATCAAGGCGTATCCGGGCGGCGGCGGCTCCTACATCGTGGCCAAGGAGAACCTCGGCGTCCTGCCGGGGCTGACGGCCGGCGCCTCGCTGCTGGTCGACTACATCCTCACCGTCGCGGTCTCGATCTCGGCGGGCGTCGCGGCGATCACCTCGGCATGGCCGGCGACGGCGCCGTACCGCATCCACATGTGCCTCGGGTTCGTCGTGCTGCTCGCCATAGCGAACCTGCGCGGCGTGCGCGAGTCCGGCGCTCTGTTCGCCGGGCCGACCTACCTGTTCGTGGTCACGCTCGGGATCACCATCATTGCCGGGCTCGTGAAGGTCGCGACGGGCGGCACCATCCACGTCGAGCCGCACGCGGGCGAAGCGGTCCAGGGGCTGACGCTCTACCTCGTCCTGCGCGCGTTCGCGTCGGGGTGCACCGCGATGACGGGCGTCGAGGCGATCGCCAACGGCGTGCAGGCGTTCAAGCAGCCCGAGGCGGTCAACGCGCGGCGGACGCTCACGTGGATGGCGGGCATCCTGCTGTTCCTGTTCGTCGGCACGACCCTGCTCGCCCAAGTGAGCGGCGTGACGCCGAGCGAGGGCGGCGCGACGGTGGTCAGCCAGCTCGCCGAGGGCGTCTTCGGCCGTACCGTGCTGTACTTCGTGCTCCAGATCGCCACCGCGGTCATCCTCGTGCTCGCCGCCAACACCGCGTACGCGGACTTCCCCCGCCTCGCGTCGTTCATGGCCACCGACGGTTTCGTCCCCAAGCAGTTCTCCGACCGCGGCTACCGGCTCGTCTTCAGCAACGGCATCATCGTGCTCTCGACGGTCGCCGCCGGCCTGCTCGTCTTCTTCAAAGGTGACACGCACCTGCTCATCCCGCTGTACGCGGTCGGCGTGTTCACCGGCTTCACGCTCTCGCAGGCCGGCATGGTCGTGCACTGGTGGAAGTGCCGCGAGGAGGGCTGGCACTGGAGCATCGCGGTCAACGCGACGGGCGCGGTCGCGACGGGCGTGGTGCTTGCCGTCATCGCGATCACGAAGTTCAGCCACGGGGCGTGGCTGATCGTCGTCGTGGTGCCGCTCATGGTCGCGTACTCGCTGTGGGTCAAGCGACGCTACGCGGCGGCCGCGCGACGCCTCGCGCTCGGCCCCGAGGAGCGGCTCAAGGCCTCGTGGCGCTCCGTGAACCGCATGCACAACCACGTCGTGCTGCTCGTCTCGGCCATCGACCGTCGGCTCATCCGCGCGATCCAGTACGTGCGCTCACTGTCGGCCGACGACGTCGAGGCGGTCTACGTGGACGTCTCGGGCGACAAGGCGGCGGCGTTCAAGGAGGAGTGGGGGCGCAGTGAGTTCGGCATCCGCCTGACGGTGCTCGAGTCGCCGTACCGCGAGATCATCGGGCCCATCGAGCGCTACATCCGCGCTATCGAGCGTCCGACGCCCGACCACGTCGTCACGGTGGTGCTGCCCGAGTTCGTGCCCGAGGACATCGCCGACGCGACGCTGCACACGCAGACGCCGCTGTGGATCAAGACGGCGCTCTACGACGAGCCGGGCGTCATCGTGGTCGACGTCCCGTACCACATCAAGTTCGAGGCGCAGGGCGGGTAGGGACTACGCTCAGGCCACCGGTGCGCCGTCGTCGCGCCCGGGGTCGCTCGCCGCGATGCGGTCGAGCACCTCGCTCGCGATCAGCGCGGGCGGTGACAGCGCGCAGTCCACACCCCACATCTCCGAGAACAACCACGTGTTGGCGGGGTGGTTCACGCGTGCGATGACGTTCGCCACGCCGCCGCGGGTCTTGGCGAGCCACGACACCACGAGGTTGTCCTCGTCATCGCCCGTCACGGCCACCACCAGGTCTGCGCCCGCCAGGCCCGCGTGGTCGAGCATCGCCGGCTCGCACGCGTCGCCGTGCACGAGGTGGACGTCGGGCGCCCACGCGCGCAGGCGGTCGAGCGTCGCCTGGCGCTGGTCGATGACGGTGACGGCGTGGTCGGTGTGCAGCTTGCCCGCGAGGTAGGCGCCGGCCTTGCCGGCCCCGACGATGAGGACCTTCATCGCCGCACCTCCTTGATGCCGAGCAGGGCGCGGAACTTGTCCACGCTCCCCGATGCGACGGCTGCGTACACGCGGTCGCCCGGGCGGAAGCGCTCTCCCGGCGCGGGGACGGTGGCGGCGTGCTCGCGCACGATCGCGACGATGCGGATCTCGCCCGGCGTCTCGACGTCGGCGACGCGCTTCTCGACCGCGCGGGCCGGGATCTCGAGCTCGAGCATCTCGACCTCGCCCTCGCCGAACTGGTACTCGGAGAGCTGGCCCTCGTCGCCGATGATGCGCAGGATGCGCGAGGCGGCCCACTCGACCGAAGAGACGGTGCGGATGCCCATCTCGCGGTAGAGCTCCGCGCGGCGCGGGTCGTAGATGCGCGCGACCACGTTGGCGACGCCGAACGTCTCCTTGGCGATGCGCGCCGAGACGATGTTGCTGTTGTCGCCCG contains:
- a CDS encoding thioredoxin family protein is translated as MKMKPVVDRLTKEFEGKVEVRRFVDSSPEGDKLAEAFGVQYVPTFVFVNSDGSTAGMQVGEMTEVDLRARMDALK
- a CDS encoding APC family permease, with amino-acid sequence MPNLKRFLLGNPLANEQAAHQRLSNPVALAVFSSDALSSVAYATEEILLMLVLAGTAALSLALPVAAGIGLLLVIVTVSYRQTIKAYPGGGGSYIVAKENLGVLPGLTAGASLLVDYILTVAVSISAGVAAITSAWPATAPYRIHMCLGFVVLLAIANLRGVRESGALFAGPTYLFVVTLGITIIAGLVKVATGGTIHVEPHAGEAVQGLTLYLVLRAFASGCTAMTGVEAIANGVQAFKQPEAVNARRTLTWMAGILLFLFVGTTLLAQVSGVTPSEGGATVVSQLAEGVFGRTVLYFVLQIATAVILVLAANTAYADFPRLASFMATDGFVPKQFSDRGYRLVFSNGIIVLSTVAAGLLVFFKGDTHLLIPLYAVGVFTGFTLSQAGMVVHWWKCREEGWHWSIAVNATGAVATGVVLAVIAITKFSHGAWLIVVVVPLMVAYSLWVKRRYAAAARRLALGPEERLKASWRSVNRMHNHVVLLVSAIDRRLIRAIQYVRSLSADDVEAVYVDVSGDKAAAFKEEWGRSEFGIRLTVLESPYREIIGPIERYIRAIERPTPDHVVTVVLPEFVPEDIADATLHTQTPLWIKTALYDEPGVIVVDVPYHIKFEAQGG
- a CDS encoding TrkA family potassium uptake protein codes for the protein MKVLIVGAGKAGAYLAGKLHTDHAVTVIDQRQATLDRLRAWAPDVHLVHGDACEPAMLDHAGLAGADLVVAVTGDDEDNLVVSWLAKTRGGVANVIARVNHPANTWLFSEMWGVDCALSPPALIASEVLDRIAASDPGRDDGAPVA
- a CDS encoding TrkA family potassium uptake protein, with product MHVVIGGYGRVGRYLAHMLEKQGHTVSAIDHDPGAFEEIGEISGQKLVGPVYDRGTLVAAGIERAGCFAAVTAGDNSNIVSARIAKETFGVANVVARIYDPRRAELYREMGIRTVSSVEWAASRILRIIGDEGQLSEYQFGEGEVEMLELEIPARAVEKRVADVETPGEIRIVAIVREHAATVPAPGERFRPGDRVYAAVASGSVDKFRALLGIKEVRR